A window of Cryptomeria japonica chromosome 3, Sugi_1.0, whole genome shotgun sequence contains these coding sequences:
- the LOC131874631 gene encoding uncharacterized protein LOC131874631, translating to MSSQGTSEDNMEIHSHSENDSEFEPENEGGDHGADPEAQSSSMASVAASTGCPSELLAPYARGHFDPKSPLKQFASQISVQGTASHSSGGTRKWKCNICDREWFGSISRVNAHFLFWRGKGVKHCKFLEEPKNIHYRIEFNRLWGVPDDTNISMPTTLSARASLHDSQNVPVPHTYHASQAGGMMFGSPSTSTSTAARAGKRKLHTPQSNPIADMFNVQLRDEIDESIGNFFFANGIPFHVSRSPYYRKMIDMVAKGGPSYVPPRETKMRTSILDKSYSKINILMEKMKACWVASGCSIVMDGWTNISHRPLINVMVTCAEGPYFLRAVDCTGHRKDADFQFQVLREAIEEVGPQNVVQVVTDAAYVCRAVGRLVEAAYRHIWWTPCCVHAMNNALKDMGKIDWIRGVVTDARDVQMFICNHHISHALFRTFAKKEFLKPVETRYASYFILLERMIELQEALQLMVMTNEWNRWAEAKTEQGRRVKEIVKSDVFWTNAKYIVSIISPVFQVIRYGDGDAPNLGEVYECIDSMLGQMRAAVRVKDPSLAFYNEQIRPIIQSRWDKLNTPLHMAAFALNPKWYKARPGRTTPIEDDEVKAGFFRCIEKMFDSRDAGTMRTEWGRFATLRGYSDAAKMDIDIMAQEDPLLWWKCHGPKSLTTTLAIRLLSQVSSSSAAERNWSTYSFIHSLKRNRLTSKRAEKLVAIHSALRLIDRKTLMYKESPAARWDVEPEEPSQIDEDDPTTSDAGLVGVSLRDLDPQESSSSSEEEFADD from the coding sequence atgagctcccaaggcacgagtgaagataacatggaaatccattctcatagtgagaatgattcagaatttgaacctgaaaatgaggggggtgaccatggggctgatcctgaagcccaatctagttctatggcaagtgtagcagctagtacaggttgcccttcagagttgttggcaccatatgctaggggtcattttgatcctaagtctcctctaaaacagtttgcttcacaaatatcagtacaaggcactgcatcacattcaagtgggggaacaaggaagtggaagtgcaatatttgtgacagagaatggttcggtagcattagcagggtgaatgcacactttctattttggagaggaaaaggcgtgaaacattgtaagtttttggaggaacccaaaaatatacattacagaattgagtttaacaggctttggggggttccagatgacacaaatatttcaatgcctactactttgtctgctagggcatcacTTCATGACAGCCAGAATGTGCCAGTGccacatacttatcatgcttcgcaggcgggaggaatgatgtttggatctccatctacttccacttctactgctgccagggctgggaaacgtaagttgcatacaccacagagcaaccccattgctgatatgtttaatgtgcagctgagagatgagatagatgaatccattggcaatttcttctttgccaatggcattccatttcatgtttcacggtctccttattataggaagatgatagatatggtggccaagggaggaccatcttatgtgccaccaagggagacgaaaatgaggacctcgatcttggataaaagctattccaagatcaatattttgatggagaagatgaaggcatgttgggtggcatcggggtgcagcatagttatggatgggtggacgaacattagccatcgtccactcatcaacgtcatggtcacatgtgcagagggcccatacttccttagagcagttgattgtacagggcatcgtaaagatgctgatttccagtttcaggtcctcagggaggctattgaggaggttgggccacaaaatgtggtccaagtagtgacagatgcagcctatgtgtgtagagcagtagggagactcgttgaggcagcctatagacacatttggtggaccccatgttgtgtgcatgccatgaacaatgcactcaaggacatggggaagattgattggattagaggagtggtcaccgatgcgagagatgtgcagatgtttatctgcaaccaccacatttcacatgcactcttcaggaccttcgcgaagaaggagttcttgaaaccagttgagactagatatgcatcctatttcattctcttggagagaatgattgagttgcaagaggcattgcaactcatggttatgactaatgagtggaataggtgggctgaggccaagacagagcaggggagaagggtgaaggagatagtgaagagtgatgtatTTTGGACtaatgcgaaatacattgtctccatcatttctccagtattccaggtgatcagatatggggatggggatgcacctaaccttggagaggtgtatgagtgcattgactctatgcttggccagatgagggctgctgtgcgagtgaaggacccctctctagcattctacaatgagcaaatccggcctatcattcagagtagatgggacaagttgaacactcctttgcatatggctgcctttgccttgaatcctaagtggtacaaggctagaccgggtagaacgacaccgattgaggatgatgaggtgaaggcaggtttctttaggtgcatagagaagatgtttgattccagagatgccggcacaatgcgcactgagtggggaagatttgccactcttagaggttattcagatgcagcaaagatggatatagacattatggcacaggaggacccacttttgtggtggaaatgtcatggcccgaaatctttgacgaccactctagccatccgtctgctatcccaggtttccagttcttcagctgctgagaggaactggtctacatatagcttcatccactctcttaagaggaacagacttacctctaagagagcagagaagcttgtggctatacacagtgctttgcgtctcattgaccgcaagacacttatgtacaaggagagtccagcggcacgatgggatgtagagccagaggagccttcacagattgatgaggatgatcctaccacttcagatgcagggctagttggtgtgagcttgagggaccttgatcctcaggagtccagcagttccagtgaggaggagtttgcagatgattag